A single region of the Drosophila takahashii strain IR98-3 E-12201 chromosome 2R, DtakHiC1v2, whole genome shotgun sequence genome encodes:
- the LOC108055088 gene encoding protein nemuri produces the protein MSLKWLLFVALVALLSIGTGTLAKPRRTTLQARPGPEQLSRLQRLNARYYAVQEDDEDGDDILEHEEDLANDGDGEEEEDGDETRDGEEEDEDEETKAEEEKKKVDSKKLTANSTPTKTKTEVAEEEEHNDELQDLEGAEDEAEEELEQEIELPRAEARNRRRGGRRNGRGGRKGRGRKNRRRGNRRCGGKGKRGRRGQRRRSPSKRSGNKRRTGSKSRRQGQKNKAAASKPTSAPSTKVA, from the coding sequence ATGTCATTGAAGTGGCTCTTGTTCGTTGCCCTTGTGGCACTGCTCAGCATTGGAACTGGCACCCTGGCCAAGCCTCGAAGGACCACCCTCCAGGCGAGACCCGGTCCGGAGCAGCTGAGTCGTCTGCAGCGCCTGAATGCCAGGTATTATGCCGTTcaggaggacgacgaggatGGCGATGACATACTGGAGCACGAAGAGGATCTAGCCAACGATGGGGATggcgaagaggaggaggatgggGACGAAACCAGGGACGGTGAAGAGGAGGATGAAGACGAGGAGACCAAGGCTGAAGAGGAGAAGAAAAAAGTGGATTCGAAAAAGCTGACCGCCAACTCTACTCCCACCAAGACAAAGACCGAAGTGGCGGAAGAGGAGGAGCACAACGATGAACTCCAGGATCTCGAGGGTGCCGAGGACGAGGCCGAGGAGGAATTGGAACAGGAAATCGAACTGCCCCGTGCTGAGGCACGTAATCGCCGGCGAGGTGGCAGGCGGAACGGAAGGGGCGGACGCAAGGGGCGTGGCCGCAAGAACCGCAGGCGGGGAAATCGCCGGTGCGGCGGCAAGGGAAAGCGCGGTCGTCGCGGCCAACGCAGACGCTCCCCGTCAAAGCGCAGCGGCAACAAGCGGCGAACGGGCTCGAAGAGCAGACGCCAGGGCCAGAAGAACAAAGCAGCCGCCAGCAAGCCGACTTCAGCGCCATCCACAAAGGTGGCCTAA